A genomic segment from Acidobacteriota bacterium encodes:
- a CDS encoding neutral/alkaline non-lysosomal ceramidase N-terminal domain-containing protein, translated as MRSLAAAFSACLLVGFASDTQAQAAKTGPLRVGAARVDVTPGPGDLPKHYLGVLDRVYSRAIVIDNGTTTAALVTVDVIMLSNAVADRVNERIASELGIPVQHIVLAGTGTHSAPMSSGPPPPGAAPAPNVAFEDKIVDSVRQAKDRLQPARLTYGTGVSYINVNRDNIDPKTRGWWEGPNYDGVSDKSVGVLTFVSPTGAPIAVYYNYGVFNVIAGTLDLVSGDITGETSRYIEEFYDDTVVAVLSLGAHGDQNPIFFQQTYDLREIRIKEYAKRGEDISNAMPPPGGVGLDRNDPVVARLMNQQKRMLLTMGQMLGEEVLRVMRGATRELSDVRIVGSRKTVTCPGRQRTNQGRSGVAGTYEDADPVDIRLGVLMVGDVAIAQVNGGPYAAIGLRLKKESPYARTMLTTAANGMVRGSYIPDDASYTHQIFAVLNSALKPGCAETAIVNGLLDLMPPIAY; from the coding sequence ATGAGATCACTGGCTGCCGCGTTCTCCGCCTGCCTTCTCGTCGGCTTCGCATCGGACACGCAGGCGCAGGCGGCGAAGACCGGCCCCCTGCGCGTGGGCGCGGCCAGGGTGGACGTCACGCCTGGTCCGGGTGACCTGCCGAAGCACTACCTCGGCGTGCTCGACCGCGTGTACTCGAGGGCCATCGTCATCGACAACGGCACGACGACCGCCGCGCTCGTGACCGTGGACGTGATCATGCTGTCGAACGCGGTCGCGGATCGCGTGAACGAGCGGATCGCGTCGGAGCTCGGCATTCCCGTGCAGCACATCGTGCTCGCCGGCACGGGGACCCACAGTGCGCCCATGAGCAGCGGTCCCCCGCCACCCGGCGCCGCGCCCGCCCCGAACGTCGCGTTCGAAGACAAGATTGTCGACTCCGTGAGGCAGGCGAAGGACCGGCTCCAGCCCGCGCGCCTGACCTATGGCACGGGCGTGTCCTACATCAACGTGAACCGCGACAACATCGACCCCAAAACACGCGGGTGGTGGGAAGGCCCCAACTACGACGGCGTGTCGGACAAGTCGGTGGGCGTGCTCACCTTCGTGTCGCCGACCGGGGCGCCGATCGCGGTCTACTACAACTACGGCGTCTTCAACGTCATTGCCGGGACGCTCGATCTCGTGAGCGGCGACATCACCGGCGAGACGTCACGCTACATCGAGGAGTTCTACGACGACACGGTCGTAGCCGTGCTGTCGCTCGGGGCGCACGGCGACCAGAACCCGATCTTCTTCCAGCAGACGTACGACCTGCGCGAGATCCGCATCAAGGAGTACGCGAAGCGCGGCGAGGACATCAGCAACGCCATGCCGCCCCCGGGAGGCGTCGGGCTCGACCGCAACGACCCGGTGGTCGCCCGGCTGATGAACCAGCAGAAGCGGATGCTGCTCACGATGGGCCAGATGCTCGGCGAAGAGGTGCTTCGTGTCATGCGCGGCGCCACGCGGGAGTTGTCGGACGTGCGCATCGTCGGCAGCCGGAAGACGGTCACGTGCCCCGGACGCCAGAGGACCAACCAGGGGCGCAGCGGTGTGGCCGGCACCTATGAGGACGCCGACCCGGTCGACATCCGGTTGGGCGTGCTGATGGTGGGTGACGTGGCCATCGCGCAGGTGAACGGGGGACCCTATGCGGCGATTGGCCTGAGGCTCAAGAAGGAGTCGCCCTACGCGCGGACGATGCTGACGACTGCGGCCAACGGCATGGTCAGGGGCAGCTATATCCCCGACGACGCGTCGTACACGCATCAGATCTTCGCGGTGCTGAATTCGGCGCTCAAGCCCGGCTGTGCCGAGACCGCCATCGTCAACGGTCTCCTCGACCTGATGCCGCCGATCGCCTATTGA
- a CDS encoding ABC transporter ATP-binding protein, translated as MPAPPARQEPVIDARGVTIRYRRRGVLGDVSFEVPRGAVFALLGRNGAGKSSLVRCLLGLQQPSSGRVRVFGLDPWRERPQALARTGVVPETPDAPSHLRVSELVRFCGRLHARWDAGRVFRLCNRFGVSPAQTMGQLSRGQKTAVMAALSLGHDPDLLVLDDPTLGLDAVSRGTLVAQLVDAMVDRDLTVVVATHDLAWVEGLATHVGIFHAGRLLAAGELEAMKAARGASLEDLFVRITSGEERAA; from the coding sequence ATGCCTGCCCCGCCCGCCAGACAGGAACCCGTGATCGACGCGCGCGGCGTGACGATTCGCTACAGGCGCCGCGGGGTACTCGGGGACGTGTCGTTCGAAGTGCCGCGCGGCGCCGTGTTCGCGCTGCTCGGACGAAACGGTGCGGGCAAGAGCTCACTGGTCCGCTGCCTGCTCGGCCTGCAGCAGCCTTCGTCCGGACGGGTCCGCGTGTTCGGCCTGGACCCTTGGCGCGAACGCCCGCAGGCGCTCGCCCGCACGGGCGTCGTGCCCGAAACGCCCGACGCGCCGTCCCACCTGCGCGTGTCGGAACTCGTTCGGTTCTGCGGACGCCTGCACGCGCGGTGGGACGCCGGGCGCGTGTTCCGGCTGTGCAACCGCTTCGGGGTCTCGCCTGCGCAGACGATGGGCCAGTTGTCGCGGGGACAGAAGACGGCGGTGATGGCCGCGCTCTCGCTCGGCCACGATCCCGACCTGCTCGTGCTCGACGACCCGACGCTCGGGCTCGACGCGGTGTCGCGGGGCACGCTCGTGGCCCAGCTCGTCGATGCCATGGTCGATCGCGACCTCACGGTGGTCGTGGCCACGCACGACCTGGCATGGGTCGAGGGGCTCGCCACGCACGTCGGCATCTTCCACGCCGGGCGCCTGCTGGCGGCCGGCGAACTCGAGGCGATGAAGGCGGCACGCGGTGCTTCGCTCGAGGATCTGTTCGTGAGGATCACGTCGGGAGAGGAGCGCGCCGCATGA
- a CDS encoding GntR family transcriptional regulator: MPGPLRLPVDPASPVPLWNQIEAAVRRAIAAGALAPGDVLPSVRECATTLKVNPATVSRAYQRLVDAGIAEVRRGEGTFVANGVQAASRARRQRDLRAAADALVAVAVPLGAGLDETVAVLQQAWAAATDRRRVEE; this comes from the coding sequence ATGCCCGGACCGCTACGACTGCCGGTCGATCCTGCCAGCCCGGTTCCGCTCTGGAACCAGATCGAGGCCGCCGTGCGCCGCGCGATCGCCGCGGGCGCCCTCGCACCGGGCGACGTCCTGCCGTCTGTGCGCGAGTGCGCGACGACGCTGAAGGTGAACCCGGCGACGGTGTCGAGAGCCTACCAGCGGCTGGTCGACGCCGGGATCGCCGAGGTGCGACGCGGCGAGGGGACCTTCGTCGCCAACGGCGTGCAGGCCGCGTCGCGCGCGCGCCGCCAGCGCGATCTGCGCGCGGCTGCCGACGCGCTCGTCGCCGTCGCGGTGCCGTTGGGCGCCGGCCTCGACGAGACGGTTGCCGTGCTGCAGCAGGCCTGGGCGGCCGCCACCGACCGGCGGCGAGTGGAGGAATGA